A genomic stretch from Fodinibius salinus includes:
- the carA gene encoding glutamine-hydrolyzing carbamoyl-phosphate synthase small subunit, which yields MSQYPRDKAIIALSDGTVEHGFAIGKKGTTGGELCFNTSMVGYQEIFTDPSYYGQLMMMTYPHIGNYGTMSRDDEARNVMIAGLIVRSFSWEHSNSQADGNLQEYLEQHEVVGISGVDTRKLVRHIRSKGVMNAVISSTELDEDKLVEKAKNWDDMEGLELATEVTRQEPNTVHSDGPFKIAAFDYGIKQSIIDNFVDRGCSLRIFPAKGDFEEELEQWDPDGFFFSNGPGDPNATSEYALEVVNYAKNTGKPIFGICLGHQLMALSEGISTKKMYVGHRGANHPVKNLETGLVEITTQNHGFAVDEEDLDESKVEVTHLNLNDDTIEGLQFKNFPGMSVQYHPEASPGPHDSRYLFDQFLDMIKEEKKELT from the coding sequence ATGTCTCAATATCCAAGAGATAAAGCTATTATTGCACTATCTGACGGTACTGTAGAACACGGTTTTGCTATCGGCAAAAAGGGTACTACCGGCGGCGAACTCTGCTTTAATACCAGCATGGTGGGCTATCAAGAAATTTTTACTGATCCCAGCTACTATGGACAGCTCATGATGATGACCTACCCTCATATCGGAAATTATGGTACCATGAGCCGCGATGATGAAGCCCGAAATGTAATGATTGCCGGACTGATTGTTCGTTCTTTTTCATGGGAACACAGCAATTCCCAAGCCGACGGCAACCTGCAAGAATACCTAGAGCAGCACGAAGTTGTTGGCATCAGCGGCGTAGATACGCGCAAGCTTGTCCGCCACATCCGATCCAAAGGTGTAATGAATGCCGTCATCTCATCCACCGAACTTGACGAAGATAAGCTGGTGGAAAAAGCTAAAAACTGGGATGATATGGAGGGGCTCGAGCTTGCCACAGAAGTAACACGGCAAGAACCCAATACCGTACACAGCGATGGTCCGTTTAAAATAGCCGCCTTCGACTACGGTATTAAACAAAGTATTATCGATAATTTTGTAGATCGGGGATGCTCCCTCCGAATCTTTCCTGCTAAAGGAGATTTTGAAGAAGAACTAGAACAGTGGGATCCCGATGGGTTCTTTTTTAGCAATGGTCCCGGAGATCCCAATGCTACCAGTGAATACGCGCTGGAAGTCGTAAATTATGCTAAAAATACTGGCAAGCCCATCTTCGGCATCTGCCTGGGCCATCAGCTGATGGCGCTTTCAGAAGGAATCTCAACAAAGAAAATGTATGTAGGTCACCGCGGTGCTAACCATCCCGTAAAAAATTTAGAAACCGGGCTGGTAGAAATTACTACACAAAATCATGGTTTTGCAGTTGATGAAGAAGATCTGGATGAGTCCAAAGTGGAAGTTACGCACCTGAATTTAAATGATGATACCATCGAAGGACTGCAGTTTAAAAATTTCCCGGGCATGTCGGTACAATATCACCCCGAAGCATCACCCGGTCCGCACGACTCGCGATATCTTTTTGATCAGTTCTTGGATATGATAAAAGAAGAAAAGAAAGAGCTGACGTAA
- the carB gene encoding carbamoyl-phosphate synthase large subunit — protein sequence MPRRDDINKILIIGSGPIVIGQACEFDYSGSQACKSLMEDGYEVVLINSNPATIMTDPMMADEVYLKPLTIESIKEIVEKENPDAVLPTMGGQTGLNLTRDLQHENYWTERDIDIIGVDIDAVDITEDRQEFRDLMDEIDIPQCRSRAAESVLEAKEIAEDLGGLPIVIRPSFTMGGAGGGIVWSEDEFEEKVLRGLEMSPVHRVLIEESIFGWKEYELELLRDPNDNVVIICTVENIDPMGVHTGDSVTVAPSQTLTDKQFQMLRDAAIKMMRSIGTFAGGCNVQFAVDPESDRFVAIEINPRVSRSSALASKATGYPIAKIATKLAVGYNLDELPNPITGNTSACFEPSIDYVIVKTPRFNFEKFPNVNEELTTQMKAVGEAMSIGRNFPEALNKAFQSLEIGRAGLGADGYEELDRKEVRERLKKPYWDRMLNIRNAFKLGASVEEIADITKVDPWFLQQIRYMVSLENRTEGQSLDNITEEDLFELKQAGFGDEQIAWMLSQSDGNVTDNEVRAKRKEFDMLPSFKVVDTCAAEFPAETPYFYSAYEGENESKVSDKKKVLILGSGPNRIGQGIEFDYSCVHAVKAAQDMGYEAIMVNCNPETVSTDFDIADKLYFEPVFWERVMDIYEHEQPEGVILQVGGQTALKLGKRFVEEGIKIFGTDFEKINFAEDRGAFSDFLNDLDIPFPSYGTAKDVDGAIEIADRIGYPVLIRPSYVLGGQGMRIAVKQDELEFYTERVLDTHPENAFLIDKFLEDAVEVDVDAVYDGDDMHIAGIMQHIEPAGVHSGDSTAVIPTYSLSDTALDKIREYHEKIADNMGIKGFLNVQYAIQGDDVYVLEANPRSTRTIPFLAKATERPEAQIAVKVMLGAKISDFDEDELTSSLNQWAIKEPVFPFDKFPEVKKELGPEMKSTGETIYFMEDFNDEHFKKPFEFKNLYLSK from the coding sequence ATGCCACGACGTGACGACATTAACAAAATATTGATCATTGGTTCCGGCCCCATCGTAATTGGACAAGCCTGTGAATTTGACTATTCTGGATCTCAGGCATGTAAATCCCTAATGGAAGACGGATACGAAGTTGTACTCATCAACTCGAATCCCGCTACCATTATGACCGATCCGATGATGGCCGACGAGGTATATTTAAAACCGCTGACCATTGAGTCAATCAAAGAAATTGTAGAAAAAGAAAATCCCGATGCAGTACTGCCAACTATGGGTGGGCAAACGGGCCTGAATCTAACCCGCGACCTTCAACACGAGAATTATTGGACTGAACGCGATATCGATATTATTGGCGTGGACATTGATGCCGTAGATATCACTGAAGATCGTCAGGAGTTTCGTGATCTAATGGACGAAATTGACATCCCACAGTGTCGAAGTCGCGCCGCTGAATCAGTACTCGAAGCTAAAGAAATTGCCGAAGATCTGGGAGGATTGCCCATCGTTATCCGTCCTTCATTTACTATGGGCGGAGCCGGCGGCGGCATAGTATGGAGCGAAGATGAGTTTGAGGAAAAGGTACTGCGTGGACTGGAAATGAGTCCCGTACACCGCGTGCTTATCGAAGAATCTATTTTTGGATGGAAAGAGTACGAACTGGAACTGTTGCGCGATCCCAATGACAATGTGGTTATCATTTGTACTGTCGAAAATATTGATCCCATGGGCGTACATACCGGTGACTCCGTAACCGTAGCGCCCTCGCAAACGCTCACCGATAAGCAGTTTCAGATGCTACGCGATGCAGCCATCAAAATGATGCGCTCTATTGGTACCTTTGCCGGCGGATGTAACGTGCAGTTTGCCGTGGATCCTGAAAGTGACCGCTTTGTAGCCATTGAGATTAACCCGCGTGTAAGTCGATCATCAGCACTTGCATCCAAAGCAACAGGATATCCTATCGCCAAAATTGCTACAAAACTGGCTGTAGGATATAATCTTGATGAGCTGCCTAATCCCATTACTGGTAACACCTCGGCCTGTTTTGAACCATCCATAGACTACGTCATTGTTAAAACCCCACGGTTCAACTTCGAGAAATTCCCCAATGTAAATGAAGAACTTACTACGCAGATGAAAGCGGTAGGGGAAGCGATGTCGATTGGCCGAAACTTCCCCGAAGCACTAAACAAGGCATTCCAATCTCTTGAAATTGGACGGGCCGGTTTGGGTGCGGATGGCTACGAAGAACTCGATCGTAAAGAAGTACGCGAACGACTCAAAAAGCCCTATTGGGATCGCATGCTCAATATCCGCAATGCATTTAAGCTAGGAGCCTCCGTCGAAGAAATTGCTGACATTACCAAGGTAGATCCCTGGTTCTTACAGCAAATTCGTTACATGGTGTCGCTGGAAAATCGTACTGAGGGACAATCACTCGACAACATCACCGAAGAAGATCTATTTGAACTCAAACAAGCTGGTTTTGGAGATGAACAGATTGCCTGGATGCTCAGCCAGAGCGATGGTAACGTAACGGACAATGAAGTCCGTGCCAAGCGAAAAGAATTTGATATGCTGCCATCCTTTAAGGTAGTGGATACCTGCGCAGCTGAATTCCCCGCCGAAACACCCTACTTTTACTCGGCTTACGAAGGCGAAAACGAGAGTAAAGTATCCGACAAGAAAAAGGTACTTATTCTTGGTAGCGGTCCCAACAGAATTGGACAGGGTATTGAGTTTGACTACTCCTGCGTACATGCTGTAAAGGCTGCTCAAGATATGGGCTATGAAGCCATTATGGTGAACTGCAATCCCGAAACGGTTTCTACGGATTTCGATATTGCCGACAAACTTTATTTTGAACCTGTATTTTGGGAGCGCGTGATGGATATTTATGAGCACGAACAGCCCGAGGGCGTGATTCTACAGGTGGGCGGACAGACAGCTCTAAAACTTGGCAAGCGTTTCGTGGAAGAAGGCATTAAAATCTTCGGTACTGATTTTGAGAAAATAAACTTTGCCGAAGATCGAGGTGCATTCTCTGACTTTCTCAATGATCTCGATATTCCCTTTCCCTCTTACGGTACTGCCAAAGATGTGGACGGAGCCATCGAAATTGCCGATCGAATTGGCTATCCGGTACTCATCCGCCCCAGCTATGTGCTCGGCGGACAAGGTATGCGCATTGCTGTAAAGCAGGATGAACTTGAATTTTATACCGAACGCGTCTTGGACACGCATCCCGAAAATGCGTTCCTTATTGACAAGTTTCTGGAAGATGCCGTAGAGGTAGATGTGGATGCCGTCTATGACGGCGACGACATGCATATTGCTGGTATCATGCAGCATATTGAGCCTGCGGGTGTCCACTCGGGAGATTCCACAGCCGTGATTCCAACTTATTCACTCAGCGATACTGCCCTCGATAAAATTCGAGAATACCATGAAAAGATTGCTGATAATATGGGCATCAAAGGATTTTTAAATGTCCAATATGCCATACAGGGTGATGATGTATATGTGCTGGAAGCTAACCCGCGGTCCACACGTACAATTCCATTTTTGGCCAAAGCAACCGAACGTCCCGAAGCACAAATTGCGGTTAAAGTAATGCTTGGAGCAAAAATAAGCGACTTTGATGAAGATGAGTTAACCTCCAGCCTCAATCAATGGGCTATCAAAGAACCCGTCTTTCCCTTCGATAAATTTCCAGAGGTCAAGAAAGAATTGGGACCCGAAATGAAATCCACTGGTGAAACCATTTACTTTATGGAGGATTTCAACGACGAGCACTTTAAGAAGCCATTTGAATTTAAGAACCTTTATCTTAGTAAATAA
- the recQ gene encoding DNA helicase RecQ: protein MIKEAHNKLTNVFGFEDFRPLQEEVISQVLDKKDALVIMPTGGGKSLCYQIPALLFDGLTIVVSPLISLMKDQVEQLRQYDIPAIFLNSTLTPEEYEENVQKIKDGDVKMVYMAPETLMMDKTRELLSNQQIDLFTIDEAHCISEWGHDFRPDYRALTEVREDFPEAVCLALTATATPRVREDIKDILNFGKSETFLASFDRKNLFLKVADKEDPLEQTLDFLYTRKKQSGIIYCFSRKQVEELYVELKKEGHSVKPYHAGLSKKLRNKNQEAFIRDDIQIIVATIAFGMGIDKPNVRFVMHYDLPKNIESYYQQIGRAGRDGLRADCLVLYNRSDKRKIQYFINQKEGTEKRVAEKHLKEMLKFMETDECRRVPLMGYFGETYENDNCGMCDNCLSIDAEVEDLTVQAQKFMSCVARTNEEYGPYYIADILRGSTKKEVLENGHDELSTYNVGNEWAKEHWILLGRMLVKQEYLSQQESRGPLILTDQAKAVLNGKENVFGALDRSDTVVGDEAIERTSSEVQNNFEEDLFEQLEIKRKELADEQAVPPYVIFPDTTLMEMSYYLPQSTDHLMPIYGMGTVKKKKYGMDFLKIIRNYCEEHNLEEREKTLKKKKKALSEKDKHQRIGEHFNNGKSIAHLAEQYGVKKVTIIKHLKTYLENGNELRPEGIVEASSLSTRKRNKVLEVFDDIAPHMLRPIYNKLDKSVGYDELRIIQLYYMAQQK from the coding sequence ATGATTAAAGAAGCACATAATAAATTAACAAACGTTTTTGGATTTGAAGATTTTCGTCCCCTGCAGGAAGAAGTCATATCGCAAGTACTCGACAAAAAAGATGCCCTTGTTATTATGCCCACCGGCGGCGGTAAATCGCTTTGCTATCAAATTCCTGCACTACTATTTGATGGGTTGACGATCGTTGTTTCTCCACTCATCTCTCTGATGAAAGACCAGGTAGAACAGCTTCGCCAATACGATATTCCAGCGATTTTCCTGAATAGCACCCTCACGCCAGAGGAGTACGAGGAAAACGTACAAAAAATTAAAGACGGCGATGTAAAGATGGTCTATATGGCGCCGGAAACCCTGATGATGGATAAAACGCGCGAGCTGCTCTCCAATCAGCAGATAGATCTGTTTACTATTGACGAGGCACACTGTATTTCTGAATGGGGTCATGATTTTCGTCCCGATTACCGGGCACTCACAGAGGTACGGGAAGATTTTCCTGAAGCTGTTTGCCTGGCACTCACCGCTACGGCAACACCACGCGTACGGGAAGATATTAAAGACATCCTCAATTTTGGAAAATCCGAAACCTTCTTGGCCAGTTTTGATCGTAAAAATCTATTCTTGAAAGTGGCCGACAAAGAAGATCCGCTGGAACAAACGCTGGATTTTCTTTACACCAGAAAGAAACAATCAGGCATCATTTACTGCTTTTCGCGCAAGCAGGTGGAAGAACTCTATGTAGAACTCAAAAAAGAAGGGCACTCGGTCAAGCCCTATCATGCGGGGCTGTCGAAAAAACTGCGCAATAAAAACCAAGAAGCTTTCATCCGCGACGATATCCAGATTATCGTGGCTACCATTGCTTTTGGGATGGGCATCGACAAGCCTAATGTACGTTTTGTAATGCACTATGACTTACCCAAAAATATTGAATCCTACTACCAACAAATTGGTCGCGCTGGTCGCGATGGACTGCGGGCCGATTGCCTGGTGCTGTACAACCGATCAGACAAACGGAAGATTCAGTACTTTATTAATCAAAAAGAAGGTACCGAAAAGAGAGTAGCCGAAAAGCATCTAAAAGAGATGCTGAAGTTTATGGAGACCGATGAATGCCGGCGTGTTCCCCTCATGGGATACTTTGGTGAAACCTATGAGAACGACAACTGCGGGATGTGCGACAATTGCCTGTCTATTGATGCTGAAGTAGAAGATTTGACGGTTCAGGCTCAAAAATTTATGTCTTGTGTAGCACGCACCAATGAAGAGTACGGCCCCTATTATATTGCGGATATTCTTCGTGGATCAACCAAAAAAGAAGTGCTTGAAAACGGACATGATGAACTTTCAACGTACAATGTAGGCAATGAATGGGCTAAAGAGCACTGGATTTTACTAGGACGTATGCTGGTAAAACAAGAATATCTGTCACAGCAGGAAAGTCGGGGACCACTTATACTTACCGACCAGGCCAAGGCCGTTCTCAACGGTAAAGAAAATGTGTTTGGTGCCCTCGACCGCAGTGATACCGTAGTGGGTGACGAAGCAATTGAAAGAACCAGCTCGGAAGTACAAAATAATTTTGAAGAAGATCTGTTTGAACAGCTCGAAATAAAACGGAAAGAGCTAGCCGATGAGCAAGCAGTACCTCCTTATGTTATCTTTCCCGATACTACATTGATGGAAATGTCTTATTACTTGCCGCAATCTACTGATCACCTGATGCCCATCTATGGAATGGGGACGGTTAAAAAGAAAAAGTATGGCATGGATTTCCTCAAGATCATTCGCAATTATTGCGAAGAGCATAACCTCGAAGAACGCGAAAAAACGCTTAAGAAAAAGAAAAAAGCCTTATCAGAAAAAGATAAGCATCAGCGTATTGGAGAACATTTTAATAATGGAAAATCCATTGCACATCTGGCCGAGCAGTATGGGGTTAAAAAGGTAACCATTATTAAACATCTGAAAACATATTTAGAGAATGGTAATGAGTTACGTCCCGAAGGCATTGTAGAAGCTTCTTCACTTTCAACCCGCAAAAGGAATAAAGTGCTAGAAGTCTTTGATGATATAGCTCCACATATGCTTCGGCCGATTTATAATAAGCTGGATAAAAGCGTAGGCTACGACGAACTTCGAATTATACAGCTCTATTATATGGCTCAACAAAAATAA
- a CDS encoding GIY-YIG nuclease family protein — protein sequence MRFQNIVTKRGYVYILSNKTRSVLYIGVTNNLVKRIWMHRHSRGSEFTQKYRVKYLVYYESFKHLERAINREKQLKNWHREWKFNLIRKHNPSLKDLWPKIVTSK from the coding sequence ATGCGTTTTCAAAATATTGTTACGAAAAGAGGGTATGTTTACATCCTTTCCAATAAGACAAGATCAGTTCTCTATATTGGTGTTACTAATAATTTAGTAAAGAGAATTTGGATGCATAGACACAGTCGAGGATCTGAGTTCACTCAAAAATATAGGGTCAAATACTTGGTTTATTATGAGTCCTTTAAACATTTGGAAAGAGCTATTAACCGAGAAAAGCAACTTAAGAATTGGCACAGAGAATGGAAGTTTAATTTGATTAGGAAACATAACCCATCTTTAAAAGATCTTTGGCCAAAAATTGTTACTTCCAAATGA